From Alteromonas sp. RKMC-009, one genomic window encodes:
- the ribD gene encoding bifunctional diaminohydroxyphosphoribosylaminopyrimidine deaminase/5-amino-6-(5-phosphoribosylamino)uracil reductase RibD has protein sequence MKTTSVVSISQDYAWMAKAIRLATQGQFTTSPNPRVGCIILDSNGDLAGQGYHIQAGTPHAEVHALREAGDKARGGTAYVTLEPCSHFGRTPPCADALVEAGVSRVVIAMTDPNPQVSGRGIKKLQDAGIDVVSDVLAAESAALNPGFIKRMISGKPRVTVKLGISLDGKIALSNGVSQWITSAESRRDVQLHRAASCAILTGSGTALADNPSLLVRENEANFSDYPVSPVRQPLRVVIDSHNRLPDDLQLFTDGHKTLRVTGQPVAPQTSVPALAVSMRGNYIDLSQLMEKLGERQINDVWVEAGPGLAGALFTAGEVDRLVVYQASKLLGDKAQSMLTLDEFVSLDETPVLSLTDVRQTGPDIRLSYDIIK, from the coding sequence ATGAAAACCACGTCAGTTGTTTCCATTTCTCAGGACTACGCCTGGATGGCGAAAGCCATCAGACTGGCCACGCAGGGTCAGTTCACCACATCTCCGAATCCCCGTGTCGGTTGTATTATTCTCGACAGTAACGGCGACTTAGCTGGACAGGGTTACCATATACAGGCCGGCACACCCCATGCGGAAGTGCATGCTCTTCGTGAAGCAGGCGATAAGGCCCGTGGCGGTACGGCTTATGTCACACTTGAGCCCTGCAGTCACTTCGGGCGAACACCTCCCTGCGCCGATGCGTTAGTGGAGGCTGGTGTCAGCCGGGTGGTTATCGCCATGACTGATCCGAACCCTCAGGTGAGCGGCCGGGGTATAAAAAAACTTCAGGATGCCGGCATTGATGTGGTGTCTGATGTTCTGGCGGCCGAATCGGCAGCATTGAACCCCGGATTTATCAAACGCATGATATCAGGCAAACCGCGGGTAACGGTGAAACTGGGTATCAGTCTTGATGGCAAAATAGCCTTGTCTAACGGCGTCAGCCAGTGGATCACCAGTGCTGAATCCCGCCGCGATGTGCAATTACACCGTGCTGCCAGTTGTGCCATTTTAACCGGCAGTGGCACTGCACTGGCCGACAATCCGTCTTTGCTGGTCAGGGAAAATGAAGCCAACTTTTCTGATTACCCTGTCTCGCCGGTAAGGCAGCCGCTCAGGGTCGTGATAGACAGCCACAACCGGTTGCCGGACGATTTGCAATTATTCACAGACGGACATAAAACCCTGCGGGTAACCGGTCAGCCAGTTGCGCCGCAAACCAGTGTCCCGGCACTGGCCGTATCTATGCGTGGCAATTACATAGACCTGTCTCAGCTCATGGAGAAGCTGGGAGAAAGACAAATTAATGATGTGTGGGTGGAAGCCGGCCCGGGTCTTGCCGGTGCATTGTTTACTGCCGGTGAAGTTGACCGGCTTGTGGTGTATCAGGCGTCCAAACTGTTAGGTGACAAAGCACAAAGCATGCTCACGCTGGATGAATTTGTGTCGCTGGATGAAACGCCGGTACTGTCACTGACTGACGTACGGCAAACCGGCCCTGATATCCGCTTGTCATACGATATAATTAAGTAA
- a CDS encoding riboflavin synthase: MFTGIIQALGTIQSLDHRGEDIKLTVSSEKLDMSDVALGDSIATNGVCLTVTDFGTDYYCADVSAETIRYTGFANYKPGSTVNLEKAMRPTDRFGGHIVSGHVDGVGEVKKIVKHSTYIEIWISAPTELAKYIAHKGSITVDGVSLTVNEVDGNELMLWIIPHTLQETVIGTYKAGSRVNLEVDVVARYLERLMMGDKAAEKTTKKDISMAFLAENGFLRK, from the coding sequence ATGTTTACCGGAATTATTCAGGCCCTGGGGACGATTCAGTCTCTTGATCACCGGGGCGAAGACATCAAGCTGACTGTGTCGTCAGAAAAGCTGGATATGTCTGATGTGGCCCTTGGCGACAGTATTGCCACAAACGGTGTCTGTCTCACAGTAACCGACTTCGGTACAGATTATTATTGTGCTGACGTGTCAGCCGAAACCATCCGTTACACCGGTTTTGCCAATTATAAACCCGGCAGTACCGTGAATCTGGAAAAAGCCATGCGCCCCACAGATCGCTTCGGTGGTCATATTGTATCCGGCCATGTGGACGGCGTTGGTGAAGTAAAAAAGATTGTTAAACACAGCACTTACATTGAAATCTGGATTTCTGCCCCCACTGAGTTAGCAAAGTATATTGCCCATAAAGGCAGTATCACGGTGGACGGCGTCAGCCTGACTGTGAATGAGGTGGATGGCAATGAATTAATGTTGTGGATCATCCCTCACACCCTTCAGGAAACGGTGATCGGCACGTATAAAGCCGGCAGCCGGGTCAATCTGGAAGTAGACGTGGTTGCCCGCTATCTGGAACGCCTGATGATGGGTGACAAGGCAGCAGAAAAGACCACCAAAAAAGACATTAGTATGGCCTTCCTGGCCGAAAATGGTTTTCTTAGAAAATAA
- the glyA gene encoding serine hydroxymethyltransferase, with the protein MLPRDMTIADYDPELADAMAKEAERQEHHIELIASENYCSPRVMEAQGSQLTNKYAEGYPGKRYYGGCEHVDVVEQLAIDRAKQLFGAEYANVQPHAGSQANAAAFMALINAGDTVLGMSLSEGGHLTHGSHVNFSGKTYNAVQYGLNEETGEIDYEQVEALALEHKPKMIIGGFSAYSKVVDWARFREIADKIGAYLLVDMAHVAGLIAAGVYPSPLAHAHVVTTTTHKTLAGPRSGLILSACGDEEIYKKLNSSVFPGNQGGPLCHVIAAKAVAFKEALQPEFKEYQQQVVKNAKAMVEVVLERGYDVVSGGTENHLFLLDLIKKDITGKDADAALGRANITVNKNSVPKDPRSPFVTSGLRIGSPAITRRGFKEEQAKQVATWICDILDNMGDESVVERVKGEVVELCKAFPVYG; encoded by the coding sequence ATGTTACCTCGCGATATGACTATTGCGGATTACGATCCGGAACTGGCAGATGCCATGGCCAAAGAAGCTGAGCGTCAGGAGCATCACATTGAGCTCATCGCATCAGAAAACTATTGCAGTCCACGTGTCATGGAGGCGCAAGGCTCTCAGTTAACGAATAAGTACGCAGAAGGTTATCCCGGTAAGCGTTACTATGGTGGTTGTGAGCATGTAGACGTGGTAGAGCAACTGGCGATTGACCGTGCTAAGCAACTGTTTGGTGCTGAGTACGCCAACGTTCAGCCCCACGCAGGCTCTCAGGCCAACGCTGCTGCGTTTATGGCTCTAATTAATGCCGGTGATACTGTTCTGGGTATGAGTCTGTCTGAAGGCGGTCACTTAACTCACGGTTCTCACGTAAACTTCTCAGGTAAAACCTACAATGCGGTACAGTATGGTCTGAATGAAGAAACCGGCGAAATCGATTACGAGCAGGTTGAAGCACTGGCCTTAGAGCACAAGCCTAAGATGATTATCGGTGGTTTCTCTGCCTATTCAAAAGTGGTTGACTGGGCCCGTTTCCGTGAGATCGCAGACAAAATAGGTGCGTACCTGCTGGTCGACATGGCACACGTTGCCGGTCTGATTGCTGCCGGTGTATATCCGAGCCCGCTGGCTCACGCACACGTAGTGACTACCACGACTCACAAAACCCTTGCGGGTCCACGTAGTGGTCTGATCCTGTCTGCCTGTGGCGACGAAGAGATCTACAAGAAGCTGAACAGCTCAGTATTCCCGGGCAACCAGGGTGGTCCTCTGTGTCACGTTATTGCAGCTAAAGCGGTAGCGTTCAAAGAAGCCCTTCAGCCTGAATTTAAAGAATATCAGCAGCAAGTTGTGAAAAACGCAAAAGCCATGGTTGAAGTGGTACTGGAGCGTGGTTACGACGTAGTGTCAGGCGGTACTGAAAACCACCTGTTCCTGCTGGATCTGATTAAGAAAGATATCACAGGTAAAGACGCTGATGCCGCGCTTGGCCGTGCGAATATCACAGTAAACAAAAACTCTGTACCAAAAGATCCGCGTTCACCGTTCGTGACCAGTGGTCTGCGTATCGGTAGTCCGGCGATTACCCGTCGTGGCTTCAAAGAAGAGCAGGCGAAACAGGTTGCGACCTGGATCTGCGACATTCTGGACAACATGGGTGATGAAAGTGTTGTTGAGCGTGTTAAAGGTGAAGTTGTAGAACTGTGTAAAGCATTCCCGGTTTACGGGTAA
- the ribBA gene encoding bifunctional 3,4-dihydroxy-2-butanone-4-phosphate synthase/GTP cyclohydrolase II, which produces MALNTTAEIIEDIRQGKMVILMDDEDRENEGDIIMAAEHVTPEAINFMVTHARGLVCLPMTQERCERLNLPLMVDKNGAQFHTAFTVSIEAARGVTTGISAADRATTILAAVGKDAKATDIVQPGHIFPLIAKEGGVLNRAGHTEASVDLARLGGCEPAAVIVEILNEDGTMARRPELEKFAEKYDIKIGTIADLIEYRNLNETTIEKVAQCSLPTEYGEFELHTFKDVIDNQIHFALKKGDIDPETPTLVRVHLHNTLSDLLGSTRAINRTMTLPDAMKRIADEGGVLVVLGKEEDLEGQVRQFAAEDRGEKPEGKTWTGSSRTVGVGSQILATMGVKKMRLLSKPVKYHALSGFGLDVVEYIHN; this is translated from the coding sequence ATGGCACTCAACACCACAGCTGAAATAATTGAAGATATCCGTCAGGGTAAAATGGTTATCCTGATGGACGATGAAGATCGCGAGAATGAAGGCGATATCATCATGGCCGCTGAGCATGTGACGCCGGAAGCGATTAACTTTATGGTTACTCATGCCCGCGGCCTGGTATGCCTGCCCATGACGCAGGAGCGCTGTGAACGTTTGAATTTACCGCTGATGGTAGATAAAAACGGCGCACAATTTCATACCGCCTTTACCGTTTCCATTGAAGCAGCCCGTGGCGTAACCACCGGTATTTCTGCTGCAGACCGCGCGACCACGATTCTGGCCGCGGTAGGTAAAGATGCTAAAGCAACTGACATTGTGCAGCCGGGCCACATTTTTCCGTTAATTGCTAAAGAAGGCGGTGTGCTGAACCGTGCAGGTCATACCGAAGCAAGCGTCGATCTTGCCCGTCTTGGTGGCTGTGAGCCAGCTGCTGTTATTGTCGAGATCCTCAATGAAGACGGCACCATGGCCCGTCGTCCTGAGCTCGAAAAATTCGCCGAAAAATACGATATAAAAATCGGCACAATTGCGGATCTGATTGAATATCGCAATCTGAACGAAACCACTATAGAGAAAGTTGCCCAGTGCAGCCTGCCTACGGAATATGGTGAGTTTGAACTGCATACCTTTAAAGATGTTATCGATAATCAGATTCACTTTGCGCTGAAGAAAGGTGACATTGACCCGGAAACACCTACACTTGTGCGTGTTCACTTGCATAATACTCTGAGCGATTTACTGGGTTCTACCCGCGCGATAAACCGCACCATGACCTTACCTGATGCCATGAAGCGCATTGCAGACGAAGGTGGTGTGCTGGTGGTGCTGGGTAAAGAAGAAGACCTGGAAGGGCAGGTCAGACAATTTGCTGCAGAAGACCGCGGTGAAAAGCCTGAAGGAAAAACCTGGACCGGTTCGTCACGTACAGTAGGTGTTGGCAGTCAGATTCTGGCGACTATGGGCGTCAAAAAAATGCGTTTGCTCAGCAAGCCGGTCAAATACCACGCGTTGTCCGGCTTCGGACTGGA
- the nrdR gene encoding transcriptional regulator NrdR: protein MFCPFCSAQETKVIDSRLVAEGHQVRRRRECVICHERFTTFESAELVMPRVIKRDGSREPFNEDKLRAGLQRALEKRPVSTEKVEEVILSLKSALRATGEREVSSEFLGNLIMDALKVLDKVAYVRFASVYRSFEDIREFGEEIARLGD from the coding sequence ATGTTTTGCCCGTTTTGTTCGGCACAGGAAACCAAAGTTATCGATTCCCGTCTGGTGGCAGAAGGGCATCAGGTACGTCGCCGTCGCGAATGTGTTATCTGTCACGAGCGCTTTACTACCTTTGAAAGTGCTGAATTAGTGATGCCGAGAGTCATTAAACGGGATGGTTCCAGAGAGCCGTTCAATGAAGATAAGCTACGCGCCGGGTTGCAGCGGGCACTGGAAAAGCGCCCTGTGAGCACGGAGAAAGTGGAAGAAGTGATTTTGTCGCTGAAGTCTGCATTGCGTGCTACCGGTGAACGGGAAGTTTCCAGTGAATTCCTCGGTAATCTGATTATGGATGCACTGAAGGTGCTCGACAAAGTCGCATATGTGCGGTTTGCGTCAGTGTACCGTTCATTTGAAGATATTCGTGAGTTTGGTGAGGAAATTGCCCGTTTAGGAGACTGA
- the lpxD gene encoding UDP-3-O-(3-hydroxymyristoyl)glucosamine N-acyltransferase: MTAHAKRTYTLTELADHVGGSVAGDETRINETKLSGVGTLAGSKGHQISFLTNVKYKSQLADTAAGAVILNEKMLDDCPVPALVHSNPHAAFARIAQLFDTTPEVASGIAETAVVASSATLGTNVSLGHNVIIEDNVMLGDNARIGANTVIGKGTKIGEGSTIYPNVTVYHDIVIGKRVTIHSQTVIGAAGFGYANDQGTWLPIPQTGSVQIGDDSQIGASSSIDRGAMEDTIIGKNVIIDNQVQVGHNCIIGDHSCICGATGIAGSCHIGKYVILGGGCGVNGHISICDNVQVTGYTMIVQDITESGVYSSGQPAMKNRDWRKVTVRTRQIDDLFNRVKALEKG; encoded by the coding sequence ATGACGGCACACGCAAAACGCACATACACTTTAACTGAGCTGGCGGACCACGTGGGTGGCAGTGTGGCGGGTGATGAAACCCGTATCAACGAAACAAAGCTGAGTGGTGTGGGCACTCTGGCCGGGTCGAAAGGCCACCAGATTTCATTTCTGACCAACGTAAAATACAAGTCGCAACTGGCTGATACGGCCGCCGGAGCGGTGATTCTGAATGAGAAAATGCTGGACGACTGCCCGGTTCCTGCGCTGGTTCACAGTAATCCCCACGCAGCCTTTGCCCGCATAGCCCAGTTGTTCGACACCACACCTGAGGTGGCATCCGGTATCGCTGAAACAGCCGTTGTGGCTTCTTCTGCCACGCTGGGAACCAATGTGTCGCTGGGTCACAATGTCATTATTGAAGATAATGTCATGCTGGGTGATAACGCTAGAATCGGCGCAAATACCGTGATTGGTAAAGGCACGAAAATTGGTGAGGGTTCGACAATTTATCCCAACGTCACCGTGTATCACGATATTGTGATTGGTAAGCGGGTGACTATTCACAGCCAGACCGTTATTGGTGCGGCAGGTTTTGGATACGCAAACGACCAAGGAACATGGCTGCCCATTCCGCAAACCGGCAGTGTGCAGATTGGTGATGATTCCCAAATTGGTGCTTCAAGCAGCATCGACCGTGGCGCTATGGAAGATACCATCATCGGTAAGAATGTGATTATCGATAACCAGGTACAGGTAGGACACAACTGTATCATTGGTGATCACTCCTGTATTTGCGGCGCTACAGGCATTGCAGGCAGTTGTCATATCGGCAAATACGTCATACTTGGCGGAGGCTGTGGTGTGAATGGACATATCAGCATTTGCGATAATGTGCAGGTAACCGGTTATACCATGATTGTGCAGGATATTACCGAGTCCGGCGTTTATTCATCCGGTCAGCCGGCCATGAAAAACCGCGACTGGCGTAAAGTGACTGTACGGACCCGTCAGATCGATGATCTCTTTAACCGTGTGAAAGCGCTGGAAAAAGGTTAA